In Rhodopirellula sp. P2, the DNA window CGATCGTGGGCGGCGCGGGCAACGGTTCACCAGCGGCCAACGCTCGCGATTGTTGAAAGATCCACGGGTTGCCGATCGCTCCACGAGCAATCGTGACACCGTCGATCCCCGTTTGACGCATCATTTCCAAGCCATCTTCGGCAGCAAACAGGTCGCCACTGCCGAGCACCTTCAACCGATCCCCCACGTGCTGCTTGACTTCCTTCAGAAACGACCAGCGACTGGGACCAACGTAACGTTGGACCACCGTTCGGCCATGCACAGTCACGCCAGCCAAACCAGCGTCAATCGCTCCATCCAAAATTTCGAAGAACTGTTCGCGTGATTCCGGCGTGTCATCCATGCCACGTCGCATTTTGACCGTCACGGGAATGTGATCCGGCACCACGTCCCGAGTCCGACGCAGAATCTCGATTGCGACGGCGGGTTGTGACAGATGGAATCCACCACGGCAGCGGCCCAGCACCTTTTTGACGGGACACCCGAAGTTCACATCGATGACGTCAAAGCCGGCCTCGACCAACTTCAACGCTCCCGCGGAAAACTGCTCGGGTTCGGCCCCCATCAATTGCCCGCCAACCGGGTGTTCTTCGTCCGCAATGTCCAGGAAGTGCCGCGTCTTTTCGCGTTTGGTCAGCGACAGCAGGAACTGATCCAGCATCACCTCGCAAATCGTGTAGCTGGCACTGTGCCGCCTCGCGATCACCCGCATCGGCAAATCGCTGTACCCGGAAAGCGCCGCTTGCACGACGGGGAAGCCAATTCGCACGTTCCCAAGCGACAGTTCATTCCATTCCAACGGAACGGACGGTTTGGCTGGGGCAGGCGATTCGCTGCAGACGATTGATTCAGGCGATGGGGAATTCATGCCCGCAGTTTAGCCCCCGAAACCAAAATCGACGATGGGAAATCGGTCGCCTTCGCCCGCGACTCTTGCCAGTGGGCAAATGCTCCCGCATCCGCGACAATTGTCACGCTATGCGTTACGTCGAACTTCACTGCCGGAGCAACTTCAGTTTTCTGGACGGGGCGTCTCACCCGGACGAATTGGTGCAACGTGCCGCTGAACTGGGCTACGAAGGGCTGGCGATCACCGACCGAGAATCAATCGCCGGCGTGGTCCGCGGCTTTTCCCCGGCCCAAGAACTGGGACTGCAGTACCTCGTCGGCACGCAAGTCCACCCGACCGACGCACCGCCAATGGTGCTGTGGCCAAGCGACCGAGAGGCGTACGGACGGATGTGCCGGATGCTTTCCAAGGGCCGCATGCGTTGCGAAAAAGGCCGCAGCGAATTGTCGTTTGCTGACATTGCGGAACACGCCCAAGGGATCTTGGCCGGCGTCATCGCCACCGACGAATCAAGATCGATCGAAGACCATCACACGCACGTCAACGATTCCCGGCAATTCCTTCGTGGCCCGTTTCGCGATGTATTCGATGACCGTGGTCACCTGCTGGCGTCGTTTCATCGCGGAGTCGACGATGCGGCCAAAGCCACCTGGCTGCGAGACCTTTCGCTGGCCACCGACGTGCCGCTGCTGGCCTGCGGTGACGTGCGTTACCACACCGCCGAACGCATGGCATTGCATGACTGCGTGGTCGCCATTTCGAAAGGCAAATCGGTTGAACAAATCCAATCCGAACGCCTGGTCAATAGCCAGCACCACCTGCGCTCGCTCGACGAGATCGCCGAACTCTACCGCGATGTCCCTGATGCGGTGGCGCGAACCATGGAAGTGGCCCAGCGCTGCACGTTCACGCTGGACCAATTGAAATACGAATACCCGGTGGAACTCGCACCGCAGGGAATGACGCCGATCGAGCATCTCAAACGCCTGACCTGGGAAGGCGCCCGCGGTCGCTGGCCAGGCGGTGTGCCGGAGAAGATCATCGAAACGCTCCGCCACGAAGTCACCCTGATCGAGGAACTGAACTACGAAGCCTACTTTTTGACGGTCTGGGACCTGGTCCGGTTTGCCCGCTCCCAAAAAATCCTTTGCCAAGGCCGTGGGTCGGCGGCGAACTCCGTCGTGTGTTACTGCCTCGGGATCACGGCGGTGGATCCAACCCACACGGATTTGCTGTTCGAGCGTTTCATCAGCCGTGAACGTGGAGAGGCCCCCGACATCGACGTGGACTTCGAACACCAACGTCGCGAAGAGGTGTTGCAGTACTTGTACGAAAAATATGGTCGCGATCGAGCGGGCATGACCGCCGTCGTCACCTGTTACCGAGCCAAAAGTGCGATTCGCGAAGTCGGCAAGGCTCTGTCCATTTCTCCCGACATCATCGATGCGGTTGCCAAGTTGGCGGGCAGCTATGGACGCAACCCGGAACTGCCCGAACGCTGTCGCGACGCGGGATTGGACCCTGACACACCGCTGGGTCGGCGATTTCTGTACCTGACTGAAACACTGATCGGATTCCCCCGTCACCTGTCCCAACACGTTGGCGGGATGGTGATGACGGCCGGCAGTTTGTGCGAGCTGTGCGTGACCGAAAATGCGGCGATGCCAGGCCGCAGTGTGATTCAGTGGAACAAGGATGACCTCGATGACATTGGCATCCTGAAAGTCGACATCTTGGCACTCGGGATGCTCTCCGCGATCCGGCGCTGCTTTGAACTGGTCAAGGATCATCACGACCGTGAGCTGTCACTGTCGACCATCCCACCGGATGACAAACCGACTTACGACATGATTTGTGCCGCCGACACGATGGGTGTGTTCCAAATCGAAAGCCGGGCTCAGATGAGCATGCTGCCGCGACTCAAACCACGTTGCTACTACGACCTGGTGATCGAAGTCGCGATCGTTCGGCCGGGCCCGATCCAAGGCAACATGGTGCATCCGTTCTTAGCGGCTCGCGAAAATCCGGCGGCGGCCAAGTACCCCAACGACGCCATTCGCAAGGTGCTCGAGAAAACGCTCGGCGTTCCGATCTTTCAAGAACAAGCGATGAAGCTGGCCGTCGTCGCCGCCGGATTCACGCCGGGAGAGGCCGACCAACTCCGCCGAGCCATGGCGGCATGGCGACGCCCCGGTGTGATCGACCGTTTCCGCACCAAGCTGCTCGAAGGAATGAACGCGAATGGGCTCAATGGTGAATTCGCGGAGAACGTGTTCCGGCAAATCCGCGGCTTTGGCGAATACGGGTTCCCTGAATCACACGCGGCTTCATTTGCTTTGCTGGTTTACGCCTCGTGCTATTTGAAACGCCACTATCCCGCCGCGTTTTGTGCGGCGTTGCTGGACAGCCAACCGATGGGGTTCTACGCCCCCGCGCAGCTCATTCGAGACGCTCAGCAACACGGCGTGCAAGTCCTGCCCGTGGACGTCAACGACAGCGACATTCGCACCAAGCTGATTCCTGATCTTAACCGCTCTCAGCCCAAACTCCGGCTGGGCCTGCAAATGATTCGTGGGCTTCCCTCAGCTGTCGCGGACAAGATCCTGAGAGCCCGTGATGCCGGCGGCCCCTTTGAGAACCTGCATGACTTGACCACGCGAGCCAATCTATCTCGATCAAACATCGCCACGCTGGCAGATGCCGATGCGCTCGCCTCAATCGCTCAAGACCGCCGGGCCGCGGTCTGGCAGTCGCTCGCTCAAGATGACTCGGGCGACTCGATGCCGTTGCTGGCGGATTTGGATCCGGATTGCAGCGTCCCAGAAGAATTGATCCCAATGTCACCGGCCGAGGAGGTCAAGAACGACTACGCGACAACGGGCTTGAGTTTGAAGGCCCACCCGGTCTCGTTTTGGCGGGATGACTTGGATGCGCTGCGTTGCAAGCGTGCCTCGGACTTACCAAAACTACGCGACGGCGTGCACGTTCGCGTCGCCGGCCTCGTCTTGATGCGTCAACGACCGGGCACTGCCAAGGGCATCACATTTGTGACGCTGGAAGACGAGACGGGATCCATGAACCTGGTCTTGTTCGCTCAGGTTTGGAAGCGATTTTTCAAGATCGCGCGTTCCAGCGATGCCTGGATCGTCGATGGCAAACTGGAAAACAAACAAGGCATCATCCACGTCATCGTCGGCCGAGTCGAAGACCTCAGTGAAAAGGCCACCGGGCTGCGGGTCCCCCGACGCGACTTTCACTGAGCCGTTTTGGGTCTCGAATCATCGAGCAGGGAAGAACCTTCCCAGTGTCACCTGGCCGACCTCGCCTTCTCCAGGCGTAGCAATTTTCAACCCGTCTCGTCCAATCGTTGCTCGGCCGAGTTCACTATGATGAACGGCTGAACCTTGTGACAACCAAGCTCCCGAGCGGACTCACCTTGCATTTTCAACCACTCCATCAAGAGGCCATCGCCGCTCGCCATCTGCACACCGGCATCCTGCTGGGCAGCTTGCTGCTCAGTGGATTGGTTGGCTGCCGCGAAAAAGAACCGGTTCGCATCGTGCCGAAAATGCAAACCTCGGTCGAAGCCGCCCCTGCCCAGGCACCCGACGCTCGCGAATTGCTTGCGTCAGCCGAGAAAGCGGTGACGCAGGGGAATTGGTCCGATGCCAAGCGATTCTTGAAAGATCTGTTGGTTGCCAAACCCGATCACCCGGCGGGTTTGTTTCTGATGTCCCGCGTGCAAGCCGAAACCGGCCACCTCGACGACGCGATCGAGATGCTTGCCAATATCCCAGACAACGACGCCGAATTTGGAATTGCGGCCTTGGGCCAACGTGGCGAGTTCTTGCGTCAGGTCGGGCGAAATCATGAAGCGATCCAAGTCTGGCAGACGTTGCTGGCCAAACCCAGCGTGGCCAACGATCCGTTTTCCAATCAGATCCGCTCGCAATTGGCGGCTGACCTGCAGCGCGTCGGTCGCCGAATCGAGGCGGGAGAGCAACTTCGAATTCTGGTGAAACAATCGGCAGCCAACGAAGACCAATTGCGGCAACTGCTTTACATCACTCGACCTCCCAAGACACGCGAGGAATTCGCCGCCGAGGTCGAACGTGAACGACTGCGAACGCAAGGTGTGGCCGTCGACTCACCAGATGCGTCGGCCAGCTCCGACCTCAACTCAGCCTGGACGTCGTTGATCGAACGACGCACACGAGAAGCGATCGAAACGTTGCAGGCCGTGATCAAGCACCAACCGAGCATGCAGGCTCAGGCGTTGCTCGCCTACGCCTACGCAGATTTGCAAGCGTTCCCACAAATGCGAGCGACAATTGTCGACGCCAATTCAAACTCTTCGCTGCCGGGCAACCTCCGCGACTTCCCGTCGTTTTGGATGGCGGTGGGTGCCCAAGCTTTGTTTGAGCAATCAACCGACGACGCCATCGGCGCTTTTGCCGAAGCGATGCGATTGGACCCCACGTCCGACCGAGCCCACGAACTGTTGTCAGCGGCGTTGTTGCAGGCCGGCCGAGTCAATGACGCGGAAGCGGTCGACGAGCGTCGTTACCTGTTGGCTGGACCTCGCGAAGCCTACGTGGCGGTCGGTGACGGACAACCCGATGACCTGCGAGCAGGCAGGTTCCTGGTCGAAGACTTGCTCCGTCTGGGCGAAATGGACCAAGCCTGCGAGTGGCGAAAGGCCATCGCCAAACGACATCGCGGTCAGTGGGGAAGCGCCGACGAAATCCAACAGGACTGTGCCCAGTGGAAATCGCTGGCGAAGGAAGAGCGTCTGAAACGTCAGCTCGCTGGCATTTCGATCGAAGGCAATTCCAAACCCGATTTGGCTTGGTTGCGTTCCACCCCGAAAGACATCTCGTCCACTATCAGGTCGCCAACAACGCCAAGCGGACAGCCCTCATTCACGCCGCCGCGTTTGGTTGATGTGGCCGTGTCAGTGGGGTTGCAGGCGGTCTTTCACAATCGCCCGGAACGAGTGCTGAAACTCATGCGTCTGCACGAGTCACTGGGCCCGGGCACCGCAGCATTGGACTACGACCGCGATGGGCAAATTGACTTTTACATCAACCAAGCTTCCGGCGACCCGCCCCAGTCCCCTGGAACTCGCCCCAACCATTTGTTTCGTGGAACGACCAGTGACCATGAGCCACCGGTTTACGTCGATGCGACGGCGCCGGCCGCCGCGGATGACCGTGGTTACGGCGTTGGATTGACGGCAGGTGATTGGAACCAAGATGGCTGGGAAGACCTGGCAATCGCGAATGTGGGCCAGAACCGATTGCTCCTCAACCAAGGCGACGGGACGTTCATCGACGCGACGAATGGAATCGGATGGAACTCCGAACAATTCACCGCGTCGCTGGCGATGGCGGACATGGACGGCAACGGTTCACCGGATTTGATCGAAATCAACTACGCCGATGACCCGCGTGTGTTTGAACCGGTCCAAGTCAACTCACTCGGTCTTCCAACTGACTTGCCCGGTCCCAACCATTTCCGTGCAGCGAACGATCAACTTTGGCTCAGCGACCCCCAAGGCCAAGCTCGGCAGGTGATCCTCCGACGTGACGCCATCGTTGACTTGAATCGCGAGACTCCCGAGCAGAGTTCGCCGAGCACCCCAGACCCGCCCCAGGCTTCTGGCACTCATACTCCGAAGAACCAGCTCCCCAAACTGGGCGATGATGCCTTCCCTGGCCTGGGCTTGATCGCCGGCGAACTGGATGGGCAACCAGGACTGGAGTGCTTTGTCGCCAACGATTCTCGCCCCAATCAGTTCTGGAAAATCAGCCGGAACGGTTCCATCGTGAAGTTGTTGCAATACGCTGAAACGATCGGGCTGGCGACCAGCTCCCAAGGCAAAACAACCGCTTGCATGGGGGTGGGCGCCGCGGACTTCGATCGCAACGGAACGCAAGACATGGTCGTCGCGAATTGGTACGACGAATGGCTGAACCTGTATCAACAAGTTCGTCCGGGGATGTACCGTGACGTCGCCATCGCGTTTGGACTGGATCGATTCAGCGACCATCACGTTGGCTTTGGAATCCAAGGCCTGGACTACGACAATGATGGCTGGGTCGACCTTGTCATCGGCAACGGCCACATCGAGGACCTGACGCATCAACAGCTGCCGCTTCAAATGGAAACCCAGGTTCTGGTCAATTTGGGCGACCACTTTGAACAAGCCGACATGAAGTCGACGCTGGGCGGGTACTGGGACACGCCTCACATCGGGCGTAGCTTGACCCGCTGTGATCACAACCGCGATGGCCGCCTGGATGCGTTGCTGTCAGACCTGCATGATCCGCTGGCTTTGCTTGAGAACCAAACTGAAAGCGACCATCACTGGATTCAGTTTTCATTGGTGGCGACAAGCAGCGAACGATCGGCGATCGGAACTCGCATCGAAGTCCTCGGCACCGAAAAGCCCGCGGTTGCCAGCCTGAATGCCGGTGACGGGTTCGCTTGTCGCAACGAACCCGTCGTGCATCTGGGACTGGCCAACCGCAGCGATCCGGTGGACGTGCAGATCACTTGGCCAAGCGGCGAGGTTCAAACACTCGGCCAACTCTCACTCGACCGCAGGTACCTCGTCGTTGAGAATCAACTTGCCTGGCCGGAGTGACTCCGCCCTCAGTCTTTCAAGCCACTGATCGCGACGACCGAACCGACGGGTTTGTCAAACTCTTCGCCCAATTGCGACACGTACAAACGGTTGTCAGGTCCAAACTCGCATGCGACGGGGCCGTTGAGCGAAACACCCGTCTCTTCGATTGCCGCTTCGCCGGGTTCTCCCAACGTTGCCATTAAGACTCGACCTTCGTTGGTTTGATCGAGCGACCAATTGTTCTCGACCACGGCAAACGTGTCGCCTTCGACGTGAGCCATTCCCATGGGGTTGATGACGCCGGGCAATGTCCATTGACCGCTTGGTTTCTTGGTGGCCAAATCCCAACGGACAATCAAACCATCCGCCTTCCCACCTGCGCCGGAATACAGGACGTACAACGTGTTGTCATCCCCGACGACGGTTTGCATTGGAGAATTGGTTTCGATTCCGTTGTCGTCGGCCGACAACAAAGGCTTCAACTGTTTCGATGCGATGTCGCCAGCCAGCACCCACGACTTTCCATCGAAGCCTTGCCCACAAACGTAAACCGTCGAACCGTCTTGGCTCAAACTCATGCCGGTCAAGTTGCCTTCGCCTTTGTCGGCAGCATCATCCGTGGTGGGTGGCACCGAGTTGGTTTTGGTCCCGGCGTCAGCCTTGCCTTTTTCATCAAAGAACAACAACGTTTCTTCGCCATCGACTTTGCCGGCATCGGTCACGACCAACGTCGAACCCGACCAGATCGCTGACAGTGGCCCGACGGCGTACCACTTCTTGCCCTCGTCATTGGACTTCCAGTGTTCGGTGTCGAATCCAGTGATGTAGTTGACTGGTTGATCCCCCTTCAAAACCACGACCAATCCGCGCGCGTCACAAACCGTCAACTCGCCTGCTGGACTGAAGCTCACACTGGATGGATTGACCAACCCACGCAGCACAGTTTGGACATTGGTTTCTGCCATGGCGGCGGTGGACATCAGCCCAACGCAGGCCAGCGTTGCAGCCAGCCGCCCGGGCAAATTGGCAAAGAAACGAGGGCGGGCAAATCGGGGGTGGGAAAGCATTCCAGAAGCTCATTCAATCGAGGTGGGAAAATCAAGCCGACGACGAAGGCAAATGGCATCAACAGGGCAACCATCCCCAACATCGCCGATCGTCAAAGGACATTGCAACCGAACATGGTTGCCTTATGAAGCCCCCTTCCACTCATTCGCAATCAGGGGCAGGCCAATCTTCGAATTCACTGGGAACATCGGTCTCTGGGAACACCGGACACGGAGGACAAACTCATTGGTGCCCAACACCAGAGACGCCGACATCCGCACTCGCTGAGCAATGGGGGTGCCAGCGAGCAATTCAGACGCCAGCCTTCGCCCCCAAAGGCAACGAACTCAAGTCATTCTTTGCCTGCAAGAATCGCTTTGGCCAGGAGGCCTTCCTGTCGGATGCTTCCCCAAGCCAACGCAACCGAGGCCAACGCGTATCCCCAGATCAGGATGCACACCGGCCGATCGGCATCCCTTGGATTCCAAGCCATCACGTTGATCAACACCACGATCAAAATGGCAAATGCGAGCGATGAAAGTCCAAAGAGCATGGCAATCCGATTGCCGCGACGAAACGCGATGATCGCCAAGACGATTCCCGACAACGTGAAAACGGTTCCCGAAAACATGATCGATTCGATGTCATATTCTGCTCCCGCCACGGACGCAGCGATCAATGCCAGATGCCAAAGCAACCAACTCAGCAACCACTTGGATCGCGGCGGCTTTTCATCCGAAACACAGAGCCCCGGTAAATCAGTTGTTGGTGCGTAAGGATTCAGAACCATTTGATGGGCTCGAACGGGATCACTGAACAGGTGTCTTCCATCACCACAACAAACTACCACAGCCACCTGCTCCCTTGCCCAAACAAACCCCTGACACGCAACGTGAGGCAGTGCGTTGCTATAAAATTGCGATTCGAATTCCCGCCTTCCCTTTCCCGCCTTCCCTTTCCCGCCTTCCCTTTCCCACCGGACCGCCTCGTGAAATTTCTTCGATGGACAAAGCCGCTTGCCTTGGCAGCGTGTTTGACAATGACCGCCTCCGCCCAAAACACCCCACCGGAAGACACCTCCATCCCCGGTGTCGTGCAACAACAATTCATCTACGACGAAGCCCCGTTTCCTTCCTGTCACGCCTCGACCATCTGCCAAACGCCCGACGGATTCGTGGCAGCCTGGTTTGGCGGGGAACGAGAAGGGGCCAAAGATGTTTCGATCTGGGTCAGTGATCACGACGGAATGTCCTGGTCAGCGCCGCGAAAAGTGGCGGATGGTGTTCAAACCGATGGTTCGCGTCAGCCATGTTGGAACCCGGTTCTTTTCCGGGCCCCCTCCGGCGTCACTTGGTTGTTCATCAAGGTCGGTCCCAACCCGAAAGAGTGGTGGGGGGAAGTCTTGTTCAGCGACGACGGCGGCAAGACATTCCGCGATCGCACGCGACTTCCAGAGGGAGTCTTGGGCCCCATTCGGTGCAAACCCGAATTGGTTGATGGCGGCAAAACGTTGCTGTGTGGCAGTTCCACCGAGCACGCTGGATGGCGAGTTCACTTCGAACGCTTGACGCTGACCGGCCAAGCGAATCCGGAAGCTGTCTCGGAACAGCATTGGGACCGCGGCGAAGCCATTCATGACGGCCAAGAATTTGCCGCGATTCAGCCGACCATCCTCCGATTGCCCAACGATCGTCTGCGGACCCTGTGCCGAACCATGCAAAGCGTGATCGTTCAAGCCGACTCGAACGACAACGGGCGGACTTGGACCAAGCCCGTGTCGACGAAGATGCCCAACCCAAACTCAGGCATCGATGTGATCACGGCAAACGATGGCCGGCACTGGCTGATCAGCAACCCACTGCCATCCAAAGAAAACGGCTGGGGCGGACGCAGTCAGCTCACGCTTTCCGTCAGCACCGATGGCGAGGAATATCGCGAGGTCGCGGTCCTGGAAAATGAACCCCGAGGCGAATTCAGCTACCCAGCAATCATCCAAGCAGAAGACGGCAAGTTGCACATCACCTACACCTGGAAACGCCAGAAGATCAAACATGTGATCTTCGATCCAAGTGCGATCTGAAGTAGGCCGGACCGGAGCGGTAGCGGAGTTCCGGCAGGCACAGACATCCTGCCGTCGCTCCCTTCGGTCGGTACGGCCTACGCGCCGAACCCGTCACACCGTGATCGTGGCGCGATCACGCCGTGAGACGGGTTGGGGTTCTTGCTGGCAATGATCGCCTAAGCAGGTACGCAGGTGTCATCGAGTATGTGAGCCGTTTGGCGTTAGCCACGGTTCCCACGCAAAACCGGGGCTAACGCCCAAACGGCTCACAAGATGAAACCCAATCATTCCTGCGTACCTGCTTAATTGCCAAAACCGGCTGGCAATTGCATCCCCGGTGGCAACCCTCCGGGAGGACCAGCGGGAGCCGCGTTGTTCGCCCCTGGCTCAACGAACAATTCGTCGCGGTTGATTCGCAGTTGGCGATAAGTCGCTTCGGGAATGATGTAGTACCAATCGGCGAACCGAGCGTTCAAGTCAGCGACGCGCCGTTTGGCAGCGTTCAGACGATCCTTGCGTTCATCCAACAAACGCGTGTTGGCTTTCAAGATCTTCTCCTGTTCCGCTTCCAAGCGTTCTTGCTTCTCTTCGTCCGTCAGCTCGTTGAACGTCAACTCGTCGCTTTCTTCTTCCGCGGGTGCTTCAACAGCGGGCGCCTCAGTCGCATTGTCGCCCGCCGGCTCCAAAGCCATTTCTTCGTCAGCCGCTGCTTCCTCGGTCGCTGCTTCAGCGGGTGTTGCGTTCTCGGTTTGGGCGTCGGATTCCGCAGACGGCTCGTCGGTGGCATCGTCTTCGTCTTGCGGGTTCGCACCCTGACCTTGACCCGAAGCCTCGCCTTCACCAGTCACTTCGACCTCCTCAGACGCCTCCACTTTCTCAGCCGCTGGCTCCGCTTCCTCCGCCGGTTCGGCGGACGCCTCGTCCGTTTCCGTTTCCGTTTCCGTTGCTTCAGCTTCAGCTTCCTTCATTTCTGCTTCGGCCGCTTCGGGCTGGTCCTCTGCTTCGGCAGCTTCCTCCGCTGATTCTTCTGCAGGAGCGTCCGTTGTTTCCTCTTTCATTTCGGCTTCCGCAGCAGCGGGTTCTTCGCCCTCGACCTCGGCATCTTCTTCCCCAACGCCCAGCATCGCAGCGAGTTCTTCGATGGTCTGAGGAACGGGCTGCAAGTCAGGAGCGGGGAATTGGTCTTCGTTGACGCGCGCGGTGACCAACAGGTAACGATTCACGCCGCCGACGTCCCCGTCCTCTTCGCCTGCGGTGTCATCTGACAAACCTTGGACGTCGCCGAATCGGAGCACGTACTCGATCCCTTCATCCACGGTGACGTTCAACTCACCGTTTGCCGACAAGACCTCAAACTCACCTTCGGCACCTGATCCCACAGGGAAGAAGCCACGGGTGTACAACGACTGAACTGCTTCGTTGTCCGAAATCAAATCCTTGTCTGCGCGAAGGTTGGCACTCATGCCTTCTGGTTTGCGAACGACATCGACGATTTTCAAATCGTCGAGTGCATTTTTCATTTCGTTCAGCTTGGTGGTGTTGAGCTCCTTGTCAGCGGGTTGCTCCACCAGCTTGGGTTCCGCCAGCGGGTTTTCGGAGTTGTATTCCAGCAACTCTTTCATCGCCCACTCAGCACCATCCATCGCGAATTTTGCGGTGTAGTTGCGTTCCAAAGCAACGCTTCGGCCAGAGATCGACGCGGAGTAGTCTTTGACGACCGCTTCTTTGATGTCGATGCTGCTCATCTGCAGCAAGTCATCTTCGATCCAGTCCTGGAACTTGGTCGACAAAACCGAGTCGTCCATTTTGACGACGTACACCGGGTCTTGGCCGGGTTTGCGAACGTAGATTTTGCCCTCTTCGTTCTTGACCGGATTCCCGATGATCAAGGAGGCAAGCGTCTGCTGAGATTCGTCTTTGAAGGTGACCAAGCGTCCCACACCGGTGTCGCCGACCTGCAAGTCTTCCAACTTGGGTTCAACAACGCCGAGTGCCGCATGGTCGCCTTGGTTCTCGGTCTGAACGTCCAGAATGTTCAGCCCCACCAAAGCGTTGGCAGCGTCTCGCATCTGTTCCACCGCATCCGCCGGATAGCCTTTTCGCGAAGGGATCGTCCACTGGCCCGATTCAGCATCGCGGCGAACCTCGAACGTTCCCAATTGGCCCTGTTCCTCGTCGAACGTGACAATCTTCAAGTTCGAGGCGGTCAACGGATCCTTGAACTTTTCAAAGAGCGGTTTCCCAGGCGAGTAAGGCGATTCCGTTTGAGTGGATGTGGGCCACGCCACAAACAATCCCACGGCGAGCATGACAGCCGCGGCAGCCCAAAACGCTCCGGTCTTCTTTCCTTCGTTCACGATTGCAGTCTCTATGAAATTGTTTGAATGGTTGAGAAGTTATTTCAGGCGGCTTTTGCTGATGTTTTCACGTTCACGCAAACGACGTGAGGCGAACACCATGATGCCGACGATCAACGGCGGAATGCAGGGCAGAATCACTGCGGCCGTTTTGACTTGATTCTGAATCGCGGTGACTTCTTGCTCCGCTTCGCGACGAACGTCTTGGATCTTTTGCTCTCGTTCGTTCTGCAATTTTGCCTTCTGAACGTCCAAGATCCGCTGCTGGTTCGCTTGCTTGATTTGGAACGCGGTCAGCTTTTCACGCAAAACAC includes these proteins:
- a CDS encoding tRNA dihydrouridine synthase produces the protein MNSPSPESIVCSESPAPAKPSVPLEWNELSLGNVRIGFPVVQAALSGYSDLPMRVIARRHSASYTICEVMLDQFLLSLTKREKTRHFLDIADEEHPVGGQLMGAEPEQFSAGALKLVEAGFDVIDVNFGCPVKKVLGRCRGGFHLSQPAVAIEILRRTRDVVPDHIPVTVKMRRGMDDTPESREQFFEILDGAIDAGLAGVTVHGRTVVQRYVGPSRWSFLKEVKQHVGDRLKVLGSGDLFAAEDGLEMMRQTGIDGVTIARGAIGNPWIFQQSRALAAGEPLPAPPTIAEQAAVMREHFALCEETYTLQRAPLLMRKFCIKYSQSHPNYRDVRMAFIRLRSREEFEAALEQHYSTDGPGQYVPRELHGSQEEC
- a CDS encoding error-prone DNA polymerase, which produces MRYVELHCRSNFSFLDGASHPDELVQRAAELGYEGLAITDRESIAGVVRGFSPAQELGLQYLVGTQVHPTDAPPMVLWPSDREAYGRMCRMLSKGRMRCEKGRSELSFADIAEHAQGILAGVIATDESRSIEDHHTHVNDSRQFLRGPFRDVFDDRGHLLASFHRGVDDAAKATWLRDLSLATDVPLLACGDVRYHTAERMALHDCVVAISKGKSVEQIQSERLVNSQHHLRSLDEIAELYRDVPDAVARTMEVAQRCTFTLDQLKYEYPVELAPQGMTPIEHLKRLTWEGARGRWPGGVPEKIIETLRHEVTLIEELNYEAYFLTVWDLVRFARSQKILCQGRGSAANSVVCYCLGITAVDPTHTDLLFERFISRERGEAPDIDVDFEHQRREEVLQYLYEKYGRDRAGMTAVVTCYRAKSAIREVGKALSISPDIIDAVAKLAGSYGRNPELPERCRDAGLDPDTPLGRRFLYLTETLIGFPRHLSQHVGGMVMTAGSLCELCVTENAAMPGRSVIQWNKDDLDDIGILKVDILALGMLSAIRRCFELVKDHHDRELSLSTIPPDDKPTYDMICAADTMGVFQIESRAQMSMLPRLKPRCYYDLVIEVAIVRPGPIQGNMVHPFLAARENPAAAKYPNDAIRKVLEKTLGVPIFQEQAMKLAVVAAGFTPGEADQLRRAMAAWRRPGVIDRFRTKLLEGMNANGLNGEFAENVFRQIRGFGEYGFPESHAASFALLVYASCYLKRHYPAAFCAALLDSQPMGFYAPAQLIRDAQQHGVQVLPVDVNDSDIRTKLIPDLNRSQPKLRLGLQMIRGLPSAVADKILRARDAGGPFENLHDLTTRANLSRSNIATLADADALASIAQDRRAAVWQSLAQDDSGDSMPLLADLDPDCSVPEELIPMSPAEEVKNDYATTGLSLKAHPVSFWRDDLDALRCKRASDLPKLRDGVHVRVAGLVLMRQRPGTAKGITFVTLEDETGSMNLVLFAQVWKRFFKIARSSDAWIVDGKLENKQGIIHVIVGRVEDLSEKATGLRVPRRDFH
- a CDS encoding FG-GAP-like repeat-containing protein, whose product is MTTKLPSGLTLHFQPLHQEAIAARHLHTGILLGSLLLSGLVGCREKEPVRIVPKMQTSVEAAPAQAPDARELLASAEKAVTQGNWSDAKRFLKDLLVAKPDHPAGLFLMSRVQAETGHLDDAIEMLANIPDNDAEFGIAALGQRGEFLRQVGRNHEAIQVWQTLLAKPSVANDPFSNQIRSQLAADLQRVGRRIEAGEQLRILVKQSAANEDQLRQLLYITRPPKTREEFAAEVERERLRTQGVAVDSPDASASSDLNSAWTSLIERRTREAIETLQAVIKHQPSMQAQALLAYAYADLQAFPQMRATIVDANSNSSLPGNLRDFPSFWMAVGAQALFEQSTDDAIGAFAEAMRLDPTSDRAHELLSAALLQAGRVNDAEAVDERRYLLAGPREAYVAVGDGQPDDLRAGRFLVEDLLRLGEMDQACEWRKAIAKRHRGQWGSADEIQQDCAQWKSLAKEERLKRQLAGISIEGNSKPDLAWLRSTPKDISSTIRSPTTPSGQPSFTPPRLVDVAVSVGLQAVFHNRPERVLKLMRLHESLGPGTAALDYDRDGQIDFYINQASGDPPQSPGTRPNHLFRGTTSDHEPPVYVDATAPAAADDRGYGVGLTAGDWNQDGWEDLAIANVGQNRLLLNQGDGTFIDATNGIGWNSEQFTASLAMADMDGNGSPDLIEINYADDPRVFEPVQVNSLGLPTDLPGPNHFRAANDQLWLSDPQGQARQVILRRDAIVDLNRETPEQSSPSTPDPPQASGTHTPKNQLPKLGDDAFPGLGLIAGELDGQPGLECFVANDSRPNQFWKISRNGSIVKLLQYAETIGLATSSQGKTTACMGVGAADFDRNGTQDMVVANWYDEWLNLYQQVRPGMYRDVAIAFGLDRFSDHHVGFGIQGLDYDNDGWVDLVIGNGHIEDLTHQQLPLQMETQVLVNLGDHFEQADMKSTLGGYWDTPHIGRSLTRCDHNRDGRLDALLSDLHDPLALLENQTESDHHWIQFSLVATSSERSAIGTRIEVLGTEKPAVASLNAGDGFACRNEPVVHLGLANRSDPVDVQITWPSGEVQTLGQLSLDRRYLVVENQLAWPE